A single Primulina eburnea isolate SZY01 chromosome 11, ASM2296580v1, whole genome shotgun sequence DNA region contains:
- the LOC140805734 gene encoding uncharacterized protein isoform X1 yields the protein MAIVTGDQYLESLVKFVENQAERLIEGTLVLKLNPVGLRYVQSRLEALEELESLISGAPVDYLRAYVSDLGDHRALEQLRRILRLLPSLKVVSVLPSPGRDPTPLYLLPFGCLKVLELRGCDLSTSAAKGLLELRFTLEKLICHNSADALRHVFSTRIVEMKDSPEWNRLCFVSCACNGLILMDEALQLLPVVETLDLSRNKFSKVDNLYKCSKLKHLDLGFNNLRSISSFGEVPCQIVKLDLRNNALSTLHGIENLRSLEGLDLSYNIISNFWEVQVLAGLPSLQNLWLEGNPLCCARWFRAQVFSFFPLPHKLKLDDKRISPSEFWKRQIIVTSRMKQPASFGFYVPAKDDANSEGINAKRKCISRVVSIGSEKQFIRVSSDSDSMSCDNEIRSKDENAISDDEAEIEHMMKRIELRKKEHSIQWLQEFKEWMDQTSGNVDGSKFRSNILSNNKEIHANGKWKDKNLGETSKCISDTIQLSGDESSTMMLESETSFADTSPVVNSRRHFDRNSDTTSKLFLMHQGRDGSVANNLTGNLEELRSLNDESADAVYSRFNSLVSGGDNMSTENLISPSNGINSIMRSRSSSACPTSPPHYQEDILHRRQNLEEELLQLSAESFSVASSDSNSSCSEDNSAEFDPKIIQVNQSFDDNIYGGNAKDYSMVSNPGDIDHDTDPPMKQKGTLILGPFARGKYAGSKGREFEISIHASSDSITDSLVDDDIVNFHEGEYDFLQKNKCRRKPRRRMVSLPEDDDAHGDIDSSNKFSDHVQIYKNDIESEGKELFCSNDMWKFIPVRINGADKDPIVHNCYLGVLSGLNTSSKERDNFIETYFNSKIADSGVGEISMQLILCCCLFPGRSSYYERDVAVLRSSERKLYILLVVGACGGPGDASLEIVGCHGVGDVREVFFGLGLQVVRVHFEGNSTYVFITNCMKRSRELLGVFDILDSLGIKDHCSLTSLEQVQINLFKESVFRGSEINIFQYSIVFFWHERLEDDMWLPRSLFVLDGCLILCAEDLSQFGTFSPSYFSLDSCGTIANVSEMVIDTMNNLLIILLSECTSEFHPSEKACRTEDSALGNKKPASDPLTWKLKWLSKDAMLNFVPLLKAIHAQATASPLVVRYN from the exons ATGGCGATAGTCACCGGCGATCAGTACCTCGAGTCGCTCGTTAAATTTGTTGAAAATCAGGCAGAGAGGTTGATCGAAGGCACTCTCGTCTTGAAATTGAATCCCGTGGGGTTAAGGTATGTGCAATCCAGGCTAGAAGCGTTGGAGGAGCTTGAGAGTTTGATTTCTGGAGCTCCAGTCGATTATCTGCGGGCgtatgtttctgatttgggtGATCACCGCGCGCTTGAGCAGTTACGAAGAATCCTTAGGTTGTTGCCTTCGTTGAAGGTTGTTTCAGTGCTCCCGTCACCGGGCAGGGATCCTACGCCGCTCTATCTGTTACCGTTTGGATGTCTTAAGGTTTTGGAGCTCCGGGGATGCGATCTGTCAACGTCGGCTGCGAAGGGGCTGCTTGAACTGAGGTTCACGTTGGAGAAACTGATTTGCCATAATTCTGCC GATGCATTGCGGCATGTGTTCTCCACTAGAATTGTGGAGATGAAGGATTCGCCAGAGTGGAATCGCTTGTGTTTTGTGTCATGTGCGTGTAATGGCTTGATTCTCATGGACGAGGCTTTGCAGCTTCTTCCTGTCGTGGAGACTCTGGATCTCAGTAGGAACAAATTTTCAAAGGTGGATAATCTCTACAAATGCAGCAAACTGAAGCACCTCGATCTGGGATTTAATAACCTGAGAAGCATTTCATCATTTGGTGAG GTACCTTGTCAAATCGTTAAACTTGATTTGCGGAACAATGCTTTGTCCACGCTGCATGGAATTGAAAATTTGAGGTCACTTGAAGGGCTGGACCTTTCCTACAATATTATTTCAAACTTCTGGGAGGTGCAGGTTCTTGCTGGCCTTCCATCTCTTCAGAACTTGTGGTTAGAAGGAAATCCTCTTTGCTGTGCAAGATGGTTTCGAGCCCAAGTTTTCAGCTTTTTTCCTCTTCCACACAAG CTTAAACTGGATGATAAGAGAATATCCCCAAGCGAGTTTTGGAAGAGGCAAATCATAGTCACTAGCAGGATGAAGCAGCCTGCTAGCTTTGGATTTTACGTACCGGCCAAGGACGACGCTAATTCAGAGGGGATTAATGCAAAGCGG AAGTGTATCTCTCGAGTTGTGAGCATTGGGAGTGAAAAACAGTTCATTCGCGTGAGTTCTGATTCAGATTCCATGTCATGTGATAATGAGATTCGAAGCAAAGATGAAAATGCAATTTCAGATGATGAAGCTGAAATAGAACATATGATGAAAAGAATTGAACTTAGGAAGAAAGAGCATTCCATTCAATGGTTGCAGGAATTTAAAGAATGGATGGATCAAACATCTGGAAATGTTGATGGCAGCAAATTTAGGAGTAACATCTTAAGCAATAATAAAGAAATTCACGCAAATGGCAAGTGGAAAGATAAGAACCTTGGTGAGACCTCAAAATGTATCTCTGACACTATTCAGCTTTCTGGGGATGAGAGTAGCACGATGATGCTAGAATCTGAAACCTCCTTTGCAGACACATCACCTGTTGTCAATTCCCGACGGCATTTTGATAGAAATAGCGACACAACATCAAAGTTGTTCTTAATGCACCAGGGAAGGGATGGTTCTGTTGCCAACAATTTAACTGGTAATCTGGAAGAGCTGAGATCTTTAAATGATGAATCTGCTGATGCTGTTTACTCTCGCTTTAATTCACTTGTTTCTGGAGGGGATAACATGAGTACTGAAAATTTAATTTCCCCTTCAAATGGAATAAATAGTATCATGAGATCCCGTTCATCGTCAGCTTGCCCAACATCTCCCCCTCATTACCAAGAAGATATTTTGCATCGACGCCAGAACTTAGAAGAGGAACTTTTGCAGCTATCTGCTGAATCCTTCTCTGTGGCATCCTCTGATAGCAACTCAAGCTGCAGCGAAGATAATTCTGCCGagtttgacccaaaaataattcagGTCAATCAGTCCTTTGATGATAATATTTATGGTGGAAATGCAAAAGATTACTCTATGGTTTCCAACCCAGGTGACATAGACCATGACACAGATCCACCTATGAAGCAAAAGGGAACACTCATTTTAGGTCCTTTTGCTAGAGGAAAGTATGCTGGTTCCAAAGGTAGAGAGTTTGAGATTTCCATCCATGCTTCAAGTGATAGCATCACCGATTCTTTGGTTGATGATGATATTGTTAATTTTCATGAGGGAGAGTATGATTTTTTGcagaagaataaatgtagaaGGAAACCAAGAAGAAGAATGGTTTCCTTACCTGAGGATGATGATGCCCATGGCGACATTGACTCATCGAATAAGTTCAGTGACCATGTGCAAATCTACAAAAATGATATAGAAAGCGAAGGGAAAGAATTATTTTGCTCTAATGACATGTGGAAATTCATTCCAGTTAGGATAAATGGTGCCGATAAGGACCCCATCGTGCATAATTGTTACTTGGGTGTTCTTTCTGGGTTAAATACATCAAGTAAAGAGAGAGATAATTTTATTGAGACCTATTTCAATTCAAAGATAGCTGATTCTGGGGTTGGTGAAATTTCTATGCAGCTTATTCTATGCTGCTGTTTGTTTCCTGGGAGATCAAGTTATTATGAAAG GGATGTAGCTGTTCTACGAAGCAGCGAACGCAAGCTGTATATTTTACTCGTTGTAGGTGCATGTGGAGGGCCAG GAGATGCATCACTAGAGATAGTTGGTTGCCACGGTGTTGGTGACGTTAGGGAGGTTTTTTTTGGACTAGGACTTCAAGTTGTAAG GGTTCACTTCGAAGGGAATTCTACATATGTTTTCATAACCAACTGTATGAAGAGATCAAGAGAATTGCTTGGTGTGTTCGATATCCTTGACTCATTGGGAATCAAGGATCATTGCTCTCTGACAAG CTTAGAGCAGGTTCAGATTAATCTTTTTAAGGAGTCTGTGTTCAGAGGTTCAGAGATCAACATATTCCAGTACTCCATTGTCTTTTTTTGGCACGAGAGGTTGGAAG ATGATATGTGGCTACCAAGATCACTGTTTGTACTTGATGGGTGTTTGATTTTGTGTGCTGAAGATCTCTCGCAATTTGGCACATTCTCCCCCAGCTATTTTTCCTTGGATTCATGTGGCACCATTGCTAATGTGTCTGAGATG GTAATTGATACCATGAACAATCTGCTTATCATTTTACTTTCTGAATGCACATCTGAATTCCACCCTTCTGAGAAAGCATGCAGAACTGAGGACTCCGCGCTTGGGAACAAAAAGCCAGCTTCTGATCCTTTAACATGGAAGCTCAAGTGGTTGTCAAAAGATGCTATGCTCAACTTCGTACCTTTGCTAAAGGCAATCCATGCACAGGCGACCGCATCTCCACTTGTTGTAAGATATAACTAG
- the LOC140805734 gene encoding uncharacterized protein isoform X3 produces the protein MKDSPEWNRLCFVSCACNGLILMDEALQLLPVVETLDLSRNKFSKVDNLYKCSKLKHLDLGFNNLRSISSFGEVPCQIVKLDLRNNALSTLHGIENLRSLEGLDLSYNIISNFWEVQVLAGLPSLQNLWLEGNPLCCARWFRAQVFSFFPLPHKLKLDDKRISPSEFWKRQIIVTSRMKQPASFGFYVPAKDDANSEGINAKRKCISRVVSIGSEKQFIRVSSDSDSMSCDNEIRSKDENAISDDEAEIEHMMKRIELRKKEHSIQWLQEFKEWMDQTSGNVDGSKFRSNILSNNKEIHANGKWKDKNLGETSKCISDTIQLSGDESSTMMLESETSFADTSPVVNSRRHFDRNSDTTSKLFLMHQGRDGSVANNLTGNLEELRSLNDESADAVYSRFNSLVSGGDNMSTENLISPSNGINSIMRSRSSSACPTSPPHYQEDILHRRQNLEEELLQLSAESFSVASSDSNSSCSEDNSAEFDPKIIQVNQSFDDNIYGGNAKDYSMVSNPGDIDHDTDPPMKQKGTLILGPFARGKYAGSKGREFEISIHASSDSITDSLVDDDIVNFHEGEYDFLQKNKCRRKPRRRMVSLPEDDDAHGDIDSSNKFSDHVQIYKNDIESEGKELFCSNDMWKFIPVRINGADKDPIVHNCYLGVLSGLNTSSKERDNFIETYFNSKIADSGVGEISMQLILCCCLFPGRSSYYERDVAVLRSSERKLYILLVVGACGGPGDASLEIVGCHGVGDVREVFFGLGLQVVRVHFEGNSTYVFITNCMKRSRELLGVFDILDSLGIKDHCSLTSLEQVQINLFKESVFRGSEINIFQYSIVFFWHERLEDDMWLPRSLFVLDGCLILCAEDLSQFGTFSPSYFSLDSCGTIANVSEMVIDTMNNLLIILLSECTSEFHPSEKACRTEDSALGNKKPASDPLTWKLKWLSKDAMLNFVPLLKAIHAQATASPLVVRYN, from the exons ATGAAGGATTCGCCAGAGTGGAATCGCTTGTGTTTTGTGTCATGTGCGTGTAATGGCTTGATTCTCATGGACGAGGCTTTGCAGCTTCTTCCTGTCGTGGAGACTCTGGATCTCAGTAGGAACAAATTTTCAAAGGTGGATAATCTCTACAAATGCAGCAAACTGAAGCACCTCGATCTGGGATTTAATAACCTGAGAAGCATTTCATCATTTGGTGAG GTACCTTGTCAAATCGTTAAACTTGATTTGCGGAACAATGCTTTGTCCACGCTGCATGGAATTGAAAATTTGAGGTCACTTGAAGGGCTGGACCTTTCCTACAATATTATTTCAAACTTCTGGGAGGTGCAGGTTCTTGCTGGCCTTCCATCTCTTCAGAACTTGTGGTTAGAAGGAAATCCTCTTTGCTGTGCAAGATGGTTTCGAGCCCAAGTTTTCAGCTTTTTTCCTCTTCCACACAAG CTTAAACTGGATGATAAGAGAATATCCCCAAGCGAGTTTTGGAAGAGGCAAATCATAGTCACTAGCAGGATGAAGCAGCCTGCTAGCTTTGGATTTTACGTACCGGCCAAGGACGACGCTAATTCAGAGGGGATTAATGCAAAGCGG AAGTGTATCTCTCGAGTTGTGAGCATTGGGAGTGAAAAACAGTTCATTCGCGTGAGTTCTGATTCAGATTCCATGTCATGTGATAATGAGATTCGAAGCAAAGATGAAAATGCAATTTCAGATGATGAAGCTGAAATAGAACATATGATGAAAAGAATTGAACTTAGGAAGAAAGAGCATTCCATTCAATGGTTGCAGGAATTTAAAGAATGGATGGATCAAACATCTGGAAATGTTGATGGCAGCAAATTTAGGAGTAACATCTTAAGCAATAATAAAGAAATTCACGCAAATGGCAAGTGGAAAGATAAGAACCTTGGTGAGACCTCAAAATGTATCTCTGACACTATTCAGCTTTCTGGGGATGAGAGTAGCACGATGATGCTAGAATCTGAAACCTCCTTTGCAGACACATCACCTGTTGTCAATTCCCGACGGCATTTTGATAGAAATAGCGACACAACATCAAAGTTGTTCTTAATGCACCAGGGAAGGGATGGTTCTGTTGCCAACAATTTAACTGGTAATCTGGAAGAGCTGAGATCTTTAAATGATGAATCTGCTGATGCTGTTTACTCTCGCTTTAATTCACTTGTTTCTGGAGGGGATAACATGAGTACTGAAAATTTAATTTCCCCTTCAAATGGAATAAATAGTATCATGAGATCCCGTTCATCGTCAGCTTGCCCAACATCTCCCCCTCATTACCAAGAAGATATTTTGCATCGACGCCAGAACTTAGAAGAGGAACTTTTGCAGCTATCTGCTGAATCCTTCTCTGTGGCATCCTCTGATAGCAACTCAAGCTGCAGCGAAGATAATTCTGCCGagtttgacccaaaaataattcagGTCAATCAGTCCTTTGATGATAATATTTATGGTGGAAATGCAAAAGATTACTCTATGGTTTCCAACCCAGGTGACATAGACCATGACACAGATCCACCTATGAAGCAAAAGGGAACACTCATTTTAGGTCCTTTTGCTAGAGGAAAGTATGCTGGTTCCAAAGGTAGAGAGTTTGAGATTTCCATCCATGCTTCAAGTGATAGCATCACCGATTCTTTGGTTGATGATGATATTGTTAATTTTCATGAGGGAGAGTATGATTTTTTGcagaagaataaatgtagaaGGAAACCAAGAAGAAGAATGGTTTCCTTACCTGAGGATGATGATGCCCATGGCGACATTGACTCATCGAATAAGTTCAGTGACCATGTGCAAATCTACAAAAATGATATAGAAAGCGAAGGGAAAGAATTATTTTGCTCTAATGACATGTGGAAATTCATTCCAGTTAGGATAAATGGTGCCGATAAGGACCCCATCGTGCATAATTGTTACTTGGGTGTTCTTTCTGGGTTAAATACATCAAGTAAAGAGAGAGATAATTTTATTGAGACCTATTTCAATTCAAAGATAGCTGATTCTGGGGTTGGTGAAATTTCTATGCAGCTTATTCTATGCTGCTGTTTGTTTCCTGGGAGATCAAGTTATTATGAAAG GGATGTAGCTGTTCTACGAAGCAGCGAACGCAAGCTGTATATTTTACTCGTTGTAGGTGCATGTGGAGGGCCAG GAGATGCATCACTAGAGATAGTTGGTTGCCACGGTGTTGGTGACGTTAGGGAGGTTTTTTTTGGACTAGGACTTCAAGTTGTAAG GGTTCACTTCGAAGGGAATTCTACATATGTTTTCATAACCAACTGTATGAAGAGATCAAGAGAATTGCTTGGTGTGTTCGATATCCTTGACTCATTGGGAATCAAGGATCATTGCTCTCTGACAAG CTTAGAGCAGGTTCAGATTAATCTTTTTAAGGAGTCTGTGTTCAGAGGTTCAGAGATCAACATATTCCAGTACTCCATTGTCTTTTTTTGGCACGAGAGGTTGGAAG ATGATATGTGGCTACCAAGATCACTGTTTGTACTTGATGGGTGTTTGATTTTGTGTGCTGAAGATCTCTCGCAATTTGGCACATTCTCCCCCAGCTATTTTTCCTTGGATTCATGTGGCACCATTGCTAATGTGTCTGAGATG GTAATTGATACCATGAACAATCTGCTTATCATTTTACTTTCTGAATGCACATCTGAATTCCACCCTTCTGAGAAAGCATGCAGAACTGAGGACTCCGCGCTTGGGAACAAAAAGCCAGCTTCTGATCCTTTAACATGGAAGCTCAAGTGGTTGTCAAAAGATGCTATGCTCAACTTCGTACCTTTGCTAAAGGCAATCCATGCACAGGCGACCGCATCTCCACTTGTTGTAAGATATAACTAG
- the LOC140805734 gene encoding uncharacterized protein isoform X2 has product MAIVTGDQYLESLVKFVENQAERLIEGTLVLKLNPVGLRYVQSRLEALEELESLISGAPVDYLRAYVSDLGDHRALEQLRRILRLLPSLKVVSVLPSPGRDPTPLYLLPFGCLKVLELRGCDLSTSAAKGLLELRFTLEKLICHNSADALRHVFSTRIVEMKDSPEWNRLCFVSCACNGLILMDEALQLLPVVETLDLSRNKFSKVDNLYKCSKLKHLDLGFNNLRSISSFGEVPCQIVKLDLRNNALSTLHGIENLRSLEGLDLSYNIISNFWEVQVLAGLPSLQNLWLEGNPLCCARWFRAQVFSFFPLPHKLKLDDKRISPSEFWKRQIIVTSRMKQPASFGFYVPAKDDANSEGINAKRKCISRVVSIGSEKQFIRVSSDSDSMSCDNEIRSKDENAISDDEAEIEHMMKRIELRKKEHSIQWLQEFKEWMDQTSGNVDGSKFRSNILSNNKEIHANGKWKDKNLGETSKCISDTIQLSGDESSTMMLESETSFADTSPVVNSRRHFDRNSDTTSKLFLMHQGRDGSVANNLTGNLEELRSLNDESADAVYSRFNSLVSGGDNMSTENLISPSNGINSIMRSRSSSACPTSPPHYQEDILHRRQNLEEELLQLSAESFSVASSDSNSSCSEDNSAEFDPKIIQVNQSFDDNIYGGNAKDYSMVSNPGDIDHDTDPPMKQKGTLILGPFARGKYAGSKGREFEISIHASSDSITDSLVDDDIVNFHEGEYDFLQKNKCRRKPRRRMVSLPEDDDAHGDIDSSNKFSDHVQIYKNDIESEGKELFCSNDMWKFIPVRINGADKDPIVHNCYLGVLSGLNTSSKERDNFIETYFNSKIADSGVGEISMQLILCCCLFPGRSSYYERDVAVLRSSERKLYILLVVGACGGPGDASLEIVGCHGVGDVREVFFGLGLQVVRVHFEGNSTYVFITNCMKRSRELLGVFDILDSLGIKDHCSLTSLEQVQINLFKESVFRGSEINIFQYSIVFFWHERLEG; this is encoded by the exons ATGGCGATAGTCACCGGCGATCAGTACCTCGAGTCGCTCGTTAAATTTGTTGAAAATCAGGCAGAGAGGTTGATCGAAGGCACTCTCGTCTTGAAATTGAATCCCGTGGGGTTAAGGTATGTGCAATCCAGGCTAGAAGCGTTGGAGGAGCTTGAGAGTTTGATTTCTGGAGCTCCAGTCGATTATCTGCGGGCgtatgtttctgatttgggtGATCACCGCGCGCTTGAGCAGTTACGAAGAATCCTTAGGTTGTTGCCTTCGTTGAAGGTTGTTTCAGTGCTCCCGTCACCGGGCAGGGATCCTACGCCGCTCTATCTGTTACCGTTTGGATGTCTTAAGGTTTTGGAGCTCCGGGGATGCGATCTGTCAACGTCGGCTGCGAAGGGGCTGCTTGAACTGAGGTTCACGTTGGAGAAACTGATTTGCCATAATTCTGCC GATGCATTGCGGCATGTGTTCTCCACTAGAATTGTGGAGATGAAGGATTCGCCAGAGTGGAATCGCTTGTGTTTTGTGTCATGTGCGTGTAATGGCTTGATTCTCATGGACGAGGCTTTGCAGCTTCTTCCTGTCGTGGAGACTCTGGATCTCAGTAGGAACAAATTTTCAAAGGTGGATAATCTCTACAAATGCAGCAAACTGAAGCACCTCGATCTGGGATTTAATAACCTGAGAAGCATTTCATCATTTGGTGAG GTACCTTGTCAAATCGTTAAACTTGATTTGCGGAACAATGCTTTGTCCACGCTGCATGGAATTGAAAATTTGAGGTCACTTGAAGGGCTGGACCTTTCCTACAATATTATTTCAAACTTCTGGGAGGTGCAGGTTCTTGCTGGCCTTCCATCTCTTCAGAACTTGTGGTTAGAAGGAAATCCTCTTTGCTGTGCAAGATGGTTTCGAGCCCAAGTTTTCAGCTTTTTTCCTCTTCCACACAAG CTTAAACTGGATGATAAGAGAATATCCCCAAGCGAGTTTTGGAAGAGGCAAATCATAGTCACTAGCAGGATGAAGCAGCCTGCTAGCTTTGGATTTTACGTACCGGCCAAGGACGACGCTAATTCAGAGGGGATTAATGCAAAGCGG AAGTGTATCTCTCGAGTTGTGAGCATTGGGAGTGAAAAACAGTTCATTCGCGTGAGTTCTGATTCAGATTCCATGTCATGTGATAATGAGATTCGAAGCAAAGATGAAAATGCAATTTCAGATGATGAAGCTGAAATAGAACATATGATGAAAAGAATTGAACTTAGGAAGAAAGAGCATTCCATTCAATGGTTGCAGGAATTTAAAGAATGGATGGATCAAACATCTGGAAATGTTGATGGCAGCAAATTTAGGAGTAACATCTTAAGCAATAATAAAGAAATTCACGCAAATGGCAAGTGGAAAGATAAGAACCTTGGTGAGACCTCAAAATGTATCTCTGACACTATTCAGCTTTCTGGGGATGAGAGTAGCACGATGATGCTAGAATCTGAAACCTCCTTTGCAGACACATCACCTGTTGTCAATTCCCGACGGCATTTTGATAGAAATAGCGACACAACATCAAAGTTGTTCTTAATGCACCAGGGAAGGGATGGTTCTGTTGCCAACAATTTAACTGGTAATCTGGAAGAGCTGAGATCTTTAAATGATGAATCTGCTGATGCTGTTTACTCTCGCTTTAATTCACTTGTTTCTGGAGGGGATAACATGAGTACTGAAAATTTAATTTCCCCTTCAAATGGAATAAATAGTATCATGAGATCCCGTTCATCGTCAGCTTGCCCAACATCTCCCCCTCATTACCAAGAAGATATTTTGCATCGACGCCAGAACTTAGAAGAGGAACTTTTGCAGCTATCTGCTGAATCCTTCTCTGTGGCATCCTCTGATAGCAACTCAAGCTGCAGCGAAGATAATTCTGCCGagtttgacccaaaaataattcagGTCAATCAGTCCTTTGATGATAATATTTATGGTGGAAATGCAAAAGATTACTCTATGGTTTCCAACCCAGGTGACATAGACCATGACACAGATCCACCTATGAAGCAAAAGGGAACACTCATTTTAGGTCCTTTTGCTAGAGGAAAGTATGCTGGTTCCAAAGGTAGAGAGTTTGAGATTTCCATCCATGCTTCAAGTGATAGCATCACCGATTCTTTGGTTGATGATGATATTGTTAATTTTCATGAGGGAGAGTATGATTTTTTGcagaagaataaatgtagaaGGAAACCAAGAAGAAGAATGGTTTCCTTACCTGAGGATGATGATGCCCATGGCGACATTGACTCATCGAATAAGTTCAGTGACCATGTGCAAATCTACAAAAATGATATAGAAAGCGAAGGGAAAGAATTATTTTGCTCTAATGACATGTGGAAATTCATTCCAGTTAGGATAAATGGTGCCGATAAGGACCCCATCGTGCATAATTGTTACTTGGGTGTTCTTTCTGGGTTAAATACATCAAGTAAAGAGAGAGATAATTTTATTGAGACCTATTTCAATTCAAAGATAGCTGATTCTGGGGTTGGTGAAATTTCTATGCAGCTTATTCTATGCTGCTGTTTGTTTCCTGGGAGATCAAGTTATTATGAAAG GGATGTAGCTGTTCTACGAAGCAGCGAACGCAAGCTGTATATTTTACTCGTTGTAGGTGCATGTGGAGGGCCAG GAGATGCATCACTAGAGATAGTTGGTTGCCACGGTGTTGGTGACGTTAGGGAGGTTTTTTTTGGACTAGGACTTCAAGTTGTAAG GGTTCACTTCGAAGGGAATTCTACATATGTTTTCATAACCAACTGTATGAAGAGATCAAGAGAATTGCTTGGTGTGTTCGATATCCTTGACTCATTGGGAATCAAGGATCATTGCTCTCTGACAAG CTTAGAGCAGGTTCAGATTAATCTTTTTAAGGAGTCTGTGTTCAGAGGTTCAGAGATCAACATATTCCAGTACTCCATTGTCTTTTTTTGGCACGAGAGGTTGGAAG GCTAG